A window of Bacillus toyonensis BCT-7112 genomic DNA:
GGAGTTTGCGGAAGTAAGGCTAACAGCTTGGCAATTTCTTTCGTTGGAATTGTATTTAAATCCTGTCCTTGCAAATAAACTTTTCCGCTTTTTTGCTTTAAAATTCGTCCCATCGTTTTTAATAGTGTTGATTTACCGCACCCGTTTGGCCCTATAATTGTCGTTACTTTTCCTTCTTGTATTTCCACATTTAAATCGCGAAACACTGTAAGTTTTTCATAACTCGTTTCTAAATTTTTTGCACTTAAAATACTCACTTTTATTCCTCCTCTTACGCTTTCGCCTTATAAAGTAAATATAAGAAATACGGTACACCGACAATAGAAATAACGATTCCAACTGGTAACTCTACAGGTGTGAAAACTGTTTTTGCAATAAAGTCTGAAGCAATTACAAGAAACATTCCGATTACTCCGCACGTAGGAATGATATGCTTATGCTGAATACCAACAAGTCTTTTCGCTATATGCGATGCCATTAGTCCGATGAAACCAATACTTCCTGAAACAGCAACACATGCGCTCACAAGTCCGATACTACTTAATAGTAAAATTGATTTCTCTCTTTCTACTGAAACACCTAAACTCGTAATACTCGTTTCTTCCAATTGAAATAAATCTAATAAATAAGCTTTCTTCTGTATAAGTGGAATTAAAATGATAAGCCACGGTAACATAGCAATAATATACTTCCAGTTTGCACTATATATGCTTCCAGACACCCAAACTGCAGCCATCTCAAAATCAGATGATTTCATTTTGAGTGATAAATACATAGAGAATGCGCCAAACCCTGAACCGATTGCAATCCCTGTTAACAAAAGTCGCTGCGAATCTAACTTACCGTTTTTCCAAGAAAACAGATAGATTATAATGGCTGCACCTAATCCACCAACTAGGCCAAACATCGGCATCATCATTATAGAAATCCAGTCTGTGCTCTTTAATTGTCCTTGAAAGAAAAACATAAAAATGACGATAGCTGTACCTGCTCCGGCATTTACTCCTAAAATACCTGGGTCCGCCAAACCATTTCTCGTAATCCCTTGAATTACAGCACCCGCAACGCCTAATCCTAATCCTACTAATCCAGCAATTACAATGCGCGGAAGACGAAACTCAAAAATAACTAAATCATGCTCTGGTAACGGATCTATTCTAAAAAGTGTTTTAAATACATCTGTAATCGTAATATCAAACGTTCCATTCGTTAAACTAATATAAATGGCACATAGTATTAAAAATATAATAATCCCCATCGTCATTCCAAAACGTTGACTTGAACTTTTAAGCATGTCTCTCTCCTCCTCTTGTACGGATTAAATAAAGGAAGAAAGGAATCCCAATTAAAGATGTAACGACTCCAATTGGCGTTTCAAATGGATAGTTTACAAATCTACTTAATACATCACATAAAGCTAAGAAAACTCCACCAATAACACCCGCACATGGTAAAATCCACTTATAATCTACCCCAATAATAAAGCGAGTAATGTGTGGAATAATTAAGCCTACAAAACCAACTTTTCCTACTAAAGCAACTGCTGTTCCTGTTAAAAAAATTACTGATAAAATTGCCATCGCTTTTACTAGTTTTGTACGCTGCCCTAGATTAATAGAAACTTCTTCTCCTAAAGAAAGAATGGTAATAGATTTCGCTATTAACAGCGCTAAAACTATCCCAATTATCCCAAAAGGTATCGTGATTTTAATTATATTAGGGTCCACTTGGTCTAACTTTGCATTAAACCAAAAACTAACATTTTGAGAAATTTGGAAATACGAAGCCATCGCAGCTGATACACTGCTTAAAAATGTTCCAATAACTGTCCCTATAATTGCTAACCTAACAGGAGATAAGCCATTTTGAAGAAGTGAGCCAAAACCAAACACGATACCGGCCCCTAGTGCAGAACCAATCATTGAACATAAAACCATACCGATTGATGACATTCCTGGAAGAAAAATCATACATAGTGTAATAACAAAGGCTGCACCATCCGTCACACCCATAATAGAAGGGGATGCAAGATAGTTTCTTGTCATCCCCTGCATAAGTGCTCCTGATATGGCTAGAAATGCTCCGACTAAAAGAGCTGCAACTACCCTTGGTAAACGTGAAGTAATAATAATATTATGATTTACATCGCTTGAATCAAAATGAAATAATGCGTTCCACACTGTTTCAGCATCAATACTTTTCGCACCATACAAAATAGAAAGTATAACTGTAGCTAAGATGAGTATGGGTGCTATACATAATATAGTTACTGGTACTGCATTTGTTTTCTGCATATCATTCAACGCACCTTACTTATTGTATTATTTAGATAAATTTTTCACTGCTTCTTTTAAGAATGCTGTTTTACTCCAAGCTGTACCACCTTGTGCCATTGGATCCACAACGTTTACAAATACTTTCTTTTCTTTCGCAGCATTCATACTTTGCCAAATTGGATTGCTTTCAATTTCTTCTAGTACTTTCGGGTTTTTATTTTCACTTGCCTCGTATTGTAAGAAAATATAATCCGGGTTAAGTTCAGCAAGTTTTTCAAATGAAATTTTCTCTTGTGCTTTTACAGTTTTCAATTGTTCTGGAGCAGTTAGTCCAAGATCTTTATAAATGACAGGGTTAAAGTATACACCTTCAGGATATAGGAATAATTCGTTTGCTCTTAGTCTAACGACAAGTACTTTTTTGTCTTTTAACTTATCTCCTAGTTTTGCTTTTGCTTTTTCAGCGTCCGCATTGTAATCTTTAATAATCTTTTCTGCTTTATCTTTTTTACCAGTTAATTCTCCCATTAACTTTAAGTTATCCTCCCAATTTGTTGAAACGTGTGATACCGGGAACGTCGGAGCTACTTTTGTAAACTTTTCAGCTGTTTCTGCTGGGAATTTCGTACTTGATGTAATAACATCTGGTTTTAATTGAAGTAATGTTTCAAAATTCGGTTGCATTTTCTCACCAACAGATTTTGCACCCTCTAAATCTTTTTCAAGATACTTTGGTAATTTACCACCTACAGTAATCGCACCAACTGGTTTAATTCCAAGTACGGCCGCATCTTCCATTGACTCTAAACTAGCTGTCGCAATTTTATCTACTTTTGCTGGCACTGTATATTCTTTACCTAAATATGTAATTTTTCGCTTTTCGTCTTTTTTCGTTTCCGTAGCTTTTGTCTGTTGCTTTTGCTCCCCTGAAGTTTTATCCGCACTATTACATGCCGCTAACCCTACACTTAAAACTGTAACCATCCCTAACGTAAATAACTTCTTGTTCATCTTTATATATCTCCTCTCGAAACCTGTAAATAGATTATTTTTATATAAAAACTTAACTACATGAAACTTGTTCCATGCATATAATTCATTAGATTAATAATTTTATCCGGAACTCATTCTCGTTCACTTCCCCTAAACTATAATTCTTTCACACTTCATCCATTGATAACCCTTTTCACTGATAATGATTATCGTTACTAAGTATATATTTAATATGCAATTATTTCAAGAATGATTTGAAAAATTTTAACAAACTGAATTAAAAAGAAGTATCCGCCTATTATTAGCGAGATACTTCTTTTTTTAGAAATTTATATGTAATTCAACTGGGCAATGGTCTGATCCCATTATTTCACTGTTAATTTTCGCATCTGTTATTTGCCCTTTTATTCTTTCAGAGACAACAAAATAATCTAAACGCCATCCGATATTTTTCGCTCTTGCTCCCATACGATAGGACCACCAAGAGTATGCGCCTTCCTGATTAGGATAAAGGTGACGATACGTATCAACAAATCCTTCTTCTAAAATACGTGTAAACTTCTCCCTTTCCTCATCAGAAAATCCAGGGTTTTTACGGTTACTTTTTGGATTTTTTAAATCTATTTCTTTATGAGCAACATTTAAATCTCCACAGAAAACAACTGGTTTCTTTTCATCTAATTGCTTTATATAAGTCCTGAAATCATCTTCCCATTCCATTCTGTAATCTAAACGCTCTAATCCTCGTTTTGAGTTTGGCGTGTATAACGTTATCATGTAAAAATCTTCGAATTCTAAAGTAATGACTCTTCCTTCTTGATCATGCTCTTCAATGCCTAAACCGTACGTAACAGAAAGCGGTTCTTTTTTCGTAAAAATTGCCGTTCCTGAATAGCCTTTTTTCACAGCATAATTCCAATATGTATAATATCCCTCTGGATTTAAATCAATTTGTCCACTCTGTAATTTAATTTCTTGTAGACAAAATATATCTGCATTAGATTCCTCAAGGTATTCTAAAAATCCACCTTTTGCGATAACTGCACGTAAACCATTTACATTCCATGAAATTAACTTCACTTATAATCCTCCTCTTGCTGTTCACTTTCAAAGTTCATGCTATCACAAAATAGAAAAACAATCATATTTTCATCTTTGTAATCTTGCTCTTACATTTTTGAATACGTACATACGCACTTTATTCAGGTTATACTAATTTCAGAGGTGATGTTCTTTGCACAATGAAGGATTTACGTTAACAAGTGAGTATTGGCAAGCAATTATTCATAATGATTCTTCCTATGACAACAAATTCTTTTATGCTGTGAAATCAACTGGTATCTTTTGCCGACCATCGTGTAAATCAAGAATACCGAATCAAAACAATGTACGAATTTTTCTTCATGCAGAACAAGCATTGCATGAAAATTTTCGTCCGTGCAAACGTTGTAAACCAAATGGGATCACTTTACCAAATGAAGAGTGGGTAGTACAAATTAAAGAGTATATTGCAAAGCATTTTGACGAAGCATTAACTCTCGACATACTGGCGGAAATGTGCCACGGTAGTCCCTTTCATTTACAACGCACTTTCAAAAGAATAACAGGAATTAGCCCAATGGAATATATACAGCAATTCAGGATTGTGAAAGCGACGGAATATCTTTCACATACAAAGCAATCCGTTAAGGAAATTAGTACTGCTGTCGGGATAGAAAACCAAGAGTATTTCGCAACTTTATTTAAAACGAAAACTGGATTTACTCCTACTGAATATCGAAAAAAGAACGTAATGAAAGAGGGAGACAATAATGAATTCCTACAAAAATAAATCTATATATTGGACGCTACTTACACATAAAAATTGGTGCTTTCATATTGCGGCAACTGAAAATGGAATTTGTTTTATTGGATCACAAGACGCAAACTTTGAAGAACTAAATATATGGGCTAGAAAAAAAAAGCCCCAACATATATTGACTTGCAATCCAGATTACATGCAAACATATACGAAAGAAATTATCGAGTATTTAGAAAACAAGCGTGAAACTTTTACTTTCCCTATCGATGCTTACGGAACTGCTTTTCAATTATCCGTTTGGAATACGGTACGTGAAATTCCTTACGGGAAGACCTATTCTTATTCAGAAATTGCAGAAAGAATTCAAAAACCTACAGCTGTGCGTGCCGTTGCTTCTGCTATTGCCGCCAACCCTCTTCTCATTACGATTCCTTGCCATCGCGTTATAGGAAAAGATGGAAAACTAACTGGTTTTAGAGGCGGATTAGAAATGAAAAAAGAATTGCTCACATTAGAAAAATTACAGGTGGAATTCATATGACAGCAGAATATAATAACGCATTGACTTTAGCAGCTCCAAAAGAATTTAATTTCCAAGAAAACTTACGCTATCTATCACGTTCTAACAATGAATGTATGTTTCACATTGAAGATAACAAAATTTATAAAGTCATTCCTGTTGAACATGTAAACCCTTTAGTTGAAATTAGTATAAATACTGACGGAAATATTCAAATACGTTTTTTAGGAGAATCCTATAACTCTGAAAAATGGGTATGTGATGCTGTAGCTAACTATGTAATAGAGTGGTTTGATTTCACTACCGATTTAGCTCCTTTTTATACATTAGCTAAACATGATCCACTCCTTCAAGGCCCTATTCAAGATTATTATGGGCTTCGCACATTAGGTATTCCAGATTTATTTGAAGCACTTTCCTGGGGAATTATCGGTCAACAAATTAACCTCGCATATGCTTATACGCTAAAAAGAAGATTAGTTGAACAATTTGGAAGTTACGTAGAATGGAACGATAGAAAACATAGGATATTCCCATCACCTGAAACAATTGTAAATTTACATGTAGAGGATCTTAAAAAATTAAAAATGACGACTAGAAAATGTGAATATTTAATCGGTATTGCGAAGCTTATTACAGAAGGGAAACTATCAAAAGAATCGTTACTACAAACACAAGATGTAAAAATTGCTGAAAAACAATTAACCGCTATCCATGGTATAGGACCGTGGACTGCCCACTATGTTTTAATGCGCTGTTTACGCTTCCCTTCAGCCTTTCCAATTGATGATGTTGGTCTGCATAATGCAATTAAATTTATTACAGGTTCCCAAAATAAACCGACTAAAAATGAAATAAAAGACTTTGCGGCAAACTGGACAAATTGGGAATCTTATGCAACTTTTTATTTGTGGCG
This region includes:
- a CDS encoding iron-hydroxamate ABC transporter substrate-binding protein, translated to MNKKLFTLGMVTVLSVGLAACNSADKTSGEQKQQTKATETKKDEKRKITYLGKEYTVPAKVDKIATASLESMEDAAVLGIKPVGAITVGGKLPKYLEKDLEGAKSVGEKMQPNFETLLQLKPDVITSSTKFPAETAEKFTKVAPTFPVSHVSTNWEDNLKLMGELTGKKDKAEKIIKDYNADAEKAKAKLGDKLKDKKVLVVRLRANELFLYPEGVYFNPVIYKDLGLTAPEQLKTVKAQEKISFEKLAELNPDYIFLQYEASENKNPKVLEEIESNPIWQSMNAAKEKKVFVNVVDPMAQGGTAWSKTAFLKEAVKNLSK
- a CDS encoding FecCD family ABC transporter permease, with protein sequence MQKTNAVPVTILCIAPILILATVILSILYGAKSIDAETVWNALFHFDSSDVNHNIIITSRLPRVVAALLVGAFLAISGALMQGMTRNYLASPSIMGVTDGAAFVITLCMIFLPGMSSIGMVLCSMIGSALGAGIVFGFGSLLQNGLSPVRLAIIGTVIGTFLSSVSAAMASYFQISQNVSFWFNAKLDQVDPNIIKITIPFGIIGIVLALLIAKSITILSLGEEVSINLGQRTKLVKAMAILSVIFLTGTAVALVGKVGFVGLIIPHITRFIIGVDYKWILPCAGVIGGVFLALCDVLSRFVNYPFETPIGVVTSLIGIPFFLYLIRTRGGERHA
- a CDS encoding bifunctional transcriptional activator/DNA repair enzyme AdaA gives rise to the protein MHNEGFTLTSEYWQAIIHNDSSYDNKFFYAVKSTGIFCRPSCKSRIPNQNNVRIFLHAEQALHENFRPCKRCKPNGITLPNEEWVVQIKEYIAKHFDEALTLDILAEMCHGSPFHLQRTFKRITGISPMEYIQQFRIVKATEYLSHTKQSVKEISTAVGIENQEYFATLFKTKTGFTPTEYRKKNVMKEGDNNEFLQK
- a CDS encoding FecCD family ABC transporter permease encodes the protein MLKSSSQRFGMTMGIIIFLILCAIYISLTNGTFDITITDVFKTLFRIDPLPEHDLVIFEFRLPRIVIAGLVGLGLGVAGAVIQGITRNGLADPGILGVNAGAGTAIVIFMFFFQGQLKSTDWISIMMMPMFGLVGGLGAAIIIYLFSWKNGKLDSQRLLLTGIAIGSGFGAFSMYLSLKMKSSDFEMAAVWVSGSIYSANWKYIIAMLPWLIILIPLIQKKAYLLDLFQLEETSITSLGVSVEREKSILLLSSIGLVSACVAVSGSIGFIGLMASHIAKRLVGIQHKHIIPTCGVIGMFLVIASDFIAKTVFTPVELPVGIVISIVGVPYFLYLLYKAKA
- a CDS encoding methylated-DNA--[protein]-cysteine S-methyltransferase, whose amino-acid sequence is MNSYKNKSIYWTLLTHKNWCFHIAATENGICFIGSQDANFEELNIWARKKKPQHILTCNPDYMQTYTKEIIEYLENKRETFTFPIDAYGTAFQLSVWNTVREIPYGKTYSYSEIAERIQKPTAVRAVASAIAANPLLITIPCHRVIGKDGKLTGFRGGLEMKKELLTLEKLQVEFI
- a CDS encoding exodeoxyribonuclease III, which gives rise to MKLISWNVNGLRAVIAKGGFLEYLEESNADIFCLQEIKLQSGQIDLNPEGYYTYWNYAVKKGYSGTAIFTKKEPLSVTYGLGIEEHDQEGRVITLEFEDFYMITLYTPNSKRGLERLDYRMEWEDDFRTYIKQLDEKKPVVFCGDLNVAHKEIDLKNPKSNRKNPGFSDEEREKFTRILEEGFVDTYRHLYPNQEGAYSWWSYRMGARAKNIGWRLDYFVVSERIKGQITDAKINSEIMGSDHCPVELHINF
- a CDS encoding DNA-3-methyladenine glycosylase 2, translating into MTAEYNNALTLAAPKEFNFQENLRYLSRSNNECMFHIEDNKIYKVIPVEHVNPLVEISINTDGNIQIRFLGESYNSEKWVCDAVANYVIEWFDFTTDLAPFYTLAKHDPLLQGPIQDYYGLRTLGIPDLFEALSWGIIGQQINLAYAYTLKRRLVEQFGSYVEWNDRKHRIFPSPETIVNLHVEDLKKLKMTTRKCEYLIGIAKLITEGKLSKESLLQTQDVKIAEKQLTAIHGIGPWTAHYVLMRCLRFPSAFPIDDVGLHNAIKFITGSQNKPTKNEIKDFAANWTNWESYATFYLWRVLY